The Candidatus Woesearchaeota archaeon region CCGGCAACTTTGGCAATTTAATGGGCGGTGTTTTCGCCAGAGAAATGGGCTTGCCAATAGAGAGATTTATTGCAGCTACAAATGAAAATGACGAATTCGCTAATTTTTTAAAAACTGGAAATTATGAGCCAGTTGTTCCTTCTAGGAAATGCAGCTCTAATGCCATGAATGTGGGGCATCCAAGCAATTTAGCCAGATTGATTGACTTATACGGCGGCTGGCTTTTTGATGAAAGAAATGAAAAAGGGGAGGTTGTTAGAAAAGGCATTTTAAATAAAAAGCCTGATATGGAAAAATTAAGAAAGGATTTTATTTCATTTTCCATTACAGATGAAGAGGCGAATAAAGCAATAAAAGAAGTTTATAAAAAATACAAAATATTGCTGGAGCCGCATGGGGCTGTTGGATTTGCCGCTTTGGAAAAAGCCAAAATAAGCAAGGATGAGCTGGCTGTCAGCCTGGAAACAGCCGACCCTGCCAAGTTCCCTAAGGAGATAAAGGCTTTGCTCGGGATAGAGCCAAAGGCTCCTAAAAGCCTTTCTGAGCTGGATGGCAGAGGAGAGAATTTTGAAATTATTTCTAACGACTACGAAGAATTTAAGGAGATGCTTTTAAAATCATAAATAATGCCAGACATAAATAACTTATAAAATTGTTATGTCTGGCAAACTTTAGTAAGCGATTTATTCTATTACTTATTTTTGTCGCTTACTAAAACTCAGTAATCTTTATAAAGAATAAATAAAATCTGATCATTATGCCTCCGTAGCATAGTAGCTATTGCGCCAGGTATGAAGTTTTCTTTATACCCGCAAAACCTTGGTATTATGCTAACCTAAAAGGTGGAGGTCGCGAGTGCAACTCTCGTCGGAGGCTTTTTGTTTAATATAAATGGGGGCGTTATAATGAAAGTCTTATATGAAGGAAAAGAAACAAAGATAAGCGAACTGCCTGAAGGCAGCTATATGCCCAGACTACCTTGCTATAATTGCGCAACACAGCCATTGATCAGCAGGGATAATCTTGGTGAAAGAATAAGGAAGCTTGGCTATGACAAATTCAACATCAACAAAGATGAAGTGGTGGTTGAAGTTCAAGGCCCATTTCAATATTTGCATCTATCTGCATCTTGTTGTAGAAAACAGTGATAGAAATAAACTAATCTGCTAATGTGCTTTATTAGAATGGCGTTTACTAAAGAAGCAAAAGCTATATAAATGAATTCTTTTTAATATCTTATTGAGGGCTCATGATCTAGTGGCTATGATGTCACCTTGACGAACGAGCGTAGCGAAGTGAGTCAAGGCTCAGAACGAAAGCCGAAGGCGTTGACGCTGCCTTGACGAGCGTAAAACGTTCAAACTGGTGAATGTCGCCGGTTCAAGTCCGGCTGGGCCCATTAAAAAGAGGTGGTTCAAATCAAGCAATACAAAAATATTTTTTTCATTGTTTTGGCCATTGTAATTTTCGTTTTTGCTTTTTTAATTGCAAGGCCATTTATAGACGCATTGCTTGCTGCTGCAGTTGTTGCTTATATTTTTCATCCGGTTTACAGGTGGCTTCTGGCAAAAACAAAAAGGAAGTATTTATCAGCATCGCTGGCCATTATCCTTATACTGCTTATCTTAATAGCAGCAGCGTCTTTGCTCATAGGCGCGCTTTACAAACAGGCATATTCTGTATACGGCGCAGCTAAAGGCGGCTTTGCAGCAGAGGGCTTGAGAATTTTCATGAATGAAAATGCCAATAATTACATAATGCAGCTCTTAAAAGACTCCGCTTCTTTCATATCAGACCAGGCTTCGGGGTTTTTCCTGAGCATTCCGAAAAAGCTGATATCCATGTTTGTTGCGCTCTTCACAATATTCTTCCTTTTGATTGACGGCGAGCAGCTGCTGAAAAGGATAAAAGAAATCCTTCCGCTGAAAGAAAAGCAAAAACAGATTCTTGAAAAAGGAATTGGAAGCATGCTGTACGCTGTTGTATTCTGCACAATAATTGTTTCAATAATCCAGGGCATAATAGGGCTGGCTGGGTTTTATATATTCGGAGTTGATCATCCTTTGTTTTGGGCTCTTATACTGACGCTTGCAGCAATGATACCTTTTGTGGGGGCATGGGTTGTTTGGCTGCCTGCTGCATTGATTAAGATAAGCAATGGATACTATGCGGGCAACAATGCAGATATTCTTCTTGGAATCGGGCTTTTAATTTATGGCGCGCTGCTGATCTCAACTATTGATAACGTGATAAAGCCGAAGATTATAGGGGACAGATCAAAGCTTCATCCTGTTTTTGTGCTTATCGGAGTTTTAGGCGGCCTGGTTTTGTTCGGCTTTATAGGCGTGCTAATAGGCCCGGCTATAATGACCTTGTTTGTAAACATAATTGAATTCTACAGGGAGTCTATCAAAAAATGAAATTGATTGCCAAAGACATGGATATTGCAACAGGAGATGTTTTAGTTGCAATACTTAACCAAAAAGATGCTGCAAAGATGGACCTGCACGCATTGGACAGGATTAAAATAAAAAAGAGCGAGAAGATTGAAACGGTTGTGCTTGATATTGCAGAAAGCGAAAAGGCTGTCCCAGAAGGCCATATTGGAGTTTTCGAAGAAGTCATTGATTCTCTGGGCTTAAAAGATAATGAACCTATTGAGGTAATTCCTGCAAGAAAGCCCCTGTCCATTGATTTTATAAAGAAGAAGCTTGACGGCGGGACTTTAGATAAAAAAGAAATTGACCAGATTGTGTGGGACATTGTGCACAACAAGCTTGATGCAATAGAGCTGACTTATTTTGTTTCTGCCTGCTATTCAAACAGAATGACGATGA contains the following coding sequences:
- a CDS encoding AI-2E family transporter; the protein is MVQIKQYKNIFFIVLAIVIFVFAFLIARPFIDALLAAAVVAYIFHPVYRWLLAKTKRKYLSASLAIILILLILIAAASLLIGALYKQAYSVYGAAKGGFAAEGLRIFMNENANNYIMQLLKDSASFISDQASGFFLSIPKKLISMFVALFTIFFLLIDGEQLLKRIKEILPLKEKQKQILEKGIGSMLYAVVFCTIIVSIIQGIIGLAGFYIFGVDHPLFWALILTLAAMIPFVGAWVVWLPAALIKISNGYYAGNNADILLGIGLLIYGALLISTIDNVIKPKIIGDRSKLHPVFVLIGVLGGLVLFGFIGVLIGPAIMTLFVNIIEFYRESIKK